One window of the Peptacetobacter hiranonis genome contains the following:
- a CDS encoding ADP-ribosylglycohydrolase family protein, which translates to MNKLLNRFKGCILGGAVGDALGYPIEFMSEEEIFSIYGKDGITVYNLNNGVAEISDDTQMTLFTIDGLLLSDGDEIESLRKCYIDWANTQIGDINIGIEGYSNLLNIKELFSSREPGRTCLMSIWNGANGTLETQINNSKGCGGIMRTAPIGLYFKNKSLKETAFLAAKASALTHSHELAYLSSAIFAVIIACIVHYNMNIEGAIIKSIEVVKECFIDKEYTYELIEIVEKALKLSKENLEDLEAIHILGEGWVAEETLAIAVYCSLKYSNNFEKGIIASVNHNGDSDSTGSITGNILGAYLGIDRISKKFLDKLELVGFIEDISEKLYKKQYMKNN; encoded by the coding sequence ATGAATAAGCTATTAAATAGATTTAAAGGATGTATTTTAGGTGGAGCTGTAGGGGATGCACTAGGCTATCCAATTGAATTTATGTCTGAAGAGGAGATATTTTCTATTTATGGGAAAGATGGTATAACGGTATACAATTTAAATAATGGAGTTGCAGAAATTTCTGATGATACACAGATGACACTTTTTACTATAGATGGTCTACTTTTATCTGATGGAGACGAGATAGAGAGTCTAAGAAAGTGTTATATAGATTGGGCAAATACTCAAATTGGCGATATAAATATTGGAATAGAAGGATATTCTAATTTATTGAATATAAAAGAATTGTTTTCTAGCAGAGAGCCTGGAAGAACTTGTTTGATGTCAATTTGGAATGGAGCAAATGGTACATTAGAAACGCAAATTAATAATAGTAAGGGTTGTGGCGGTATAATGAGAACTGCACCAATAGGATTATATTTTAAGAATAAAAGTTTAAAAGAGACTGCTTTTTTGGCAGCAAAAGCATCGGCACTTACACATTCTCATGAACTTGCTTATCTTTCATCAGCTATATTTGCTGTAATTATAGCGTGCATTGTTCATTATAATATGAATATTGAGGGGGCTATAATAAAATCAATAGAAGTAGTTAAGGAATGCTTTATAGACAAAGAATACACCTATGAATTGATAGAAATAGTTGAAAAGGCATTAAAACTTTCAAAAGAGAATCTTGAAGATCTTGAAGCTATACATATACTTGGAGAAGGATGGGTTGCAGAGGAAACTCTTGCAATAGCTGTATATTGCTCTTTGAAATATAGCAATAACTTTGAAAAAGGAATCATTGCTTCTGTAAATCATAATGGAGATAGTGATTCCACAGGATCTATTACAGGAAATATTCTTGGAGCATACTTAGGTATAGATAGAATAAGTAAAAAATTTTTAGATAAATTAGAGTTAGTAGGTTTTATAGAAGATATTTCTGAAAAATTATATAAAAAACAATATATGAAGAACAACTAA
- a CDS encoding PTS ascorbate transporter subunit IIC yields the protein MNGILGDIVDFIQEPSVLVGIIVLVGLLLQKKAFEDVVKATLKAMVGFVVISASADVISASLAPFGEMFQYGFNINGVIPNNEAVVALAIKDYGQATALIMAFGMLANILIARFTKFKNIFLTGHVTLYMACMVAVILSVSGMTGVQLVFTGALALGIIMVLSPAMCQPFMKDVTKNDSVALGHFSSVGYACAGLIGRAVGKNSKSTEEMNVPKSLSFLRDSVVSISITMLILYIVVAIAAGAEYVETNLSGGQNFIVFSMMQALKFAAGFILIQNGVRLVLNEIVPAFRGIATKLVPNSRPALDCPIVFPYAPNAVLVGFISSFIGGIVSMFALGAMGLTIVIPGVVPHFFCGATAGVFGNATGGRRGAILGAFFNGILISFLPVGLLPVLGNLGVANSTFSDVDFAVVGIVLGKLQQFFGGNGVTIALVGIVALMVIYSMISGKKKAETAAE from the coding sequence ATGAACGGAATATTAGGTGATATAGTCGATTTTATACAGGAGCCCTCAGTTCTAGTAGGTATTATAGTTTTAGTAGGACTTTTACTTCAGAAAAAAGCATTTGAAGATGTAGTAAAAGCTACTTTAAAAGCAATGGTTGGTTTCGTTGTAATATCTGCATCAGCAGACGTAATATCAGCATCATTAGCACCATTTGGTGAGATGTTCCAGTATGGATTCAATATAAATGGGGTAATACCAAACAATGAAGCAGTAGTTGCACTTGCAATTAAAGACTACGGTCAGGCAACAGCACTTATAATGGCATTTGGTATGCTTGCTAATATATTAATAGCTAGATTTACAAAATTCAAAAATATATTCTTAACAGGTCACGTTACATTATACATGGCTTGTATGGTAGCAGTTATACTTTCAGTATCAGGAATGACAGGTGTACAGTTAGTATTTACAGGAGCTTTAGCACTTGGAATAATAATGGTACTTTCACCAGCAATGTGTCAGCCATTCATGAAAGATGTAACAAAAAATGATTCAGTTGCATTAGGTCATTTCTCATCAGTTGGTTATGCTTGTGCAGGATTAATAGGTAGAGCAGTTGGTAAAAACTCTAAATCAACAGAAGAAATGAACGTACCAAAATCTTTAAGCTTCCTTAGAGATTCAGTTGTTTCTATATCAATAACAATGTTAATACTTTACATAGTAGTTGCAATAGCAGCAGGTGCAGAATATGTTGAAACAAACTTATCAGGTGGACAGAACTTCATAGTATTCTCAATGATGCAGGCATTAAAATTCGCAGCAGGATTCATATTAATCCAGAACGGTGTTAGACTTGTTCTTAACGAAATAGTTCCAGCATTCAGAGGAATTGCTACAAAACTTGTTCCAAATTCAAGACCAGCTCTTGACTGTCCTATAGTGTTCCCTTATGCTCCAAATGCAGTACTTGTTGGATTCATAAGTTCATTTATAGGTGGTATAGTATCAATGTTCGCACTAGGTGCTATGGGACTTACAATAGTAATACCAGGTGTTGTTCCTCACTTCTTCTGTGGTGCAACAGCAGGGGTATTTGGTAACGCAACAGGTGGTAGAAGAGGTGCTATACTTGGAGCATTCTTCAACGGTATATTAATATCATTCTTACCAGTTGGATTATTACCAGTATTAGGTAACTTAGGTGTTGCAAACTCAACATTCTCAGATGTAGACTTCGCGGTAGTTGGTATAGTTCTTGGAAAACTACAGCAGTTCTTTGGAGGAAATGGAGTAACAATAGCTTTAGTAGGTATAGTTGCACTAATGGTTATATACTCAATGATATCAGGAAAGAAAAAAGCTGAAACAGCAGCAGAATAA
- a CDS encoding PTS sugar transporter subunit IIB: MKTIMAVCGSGLGSSFMVEMNITDILNELGASSEYQASHNSLADATADQAEIFVTGKDLEASASHLPNLIVLDSLLDRDELKAKIKEKIGY, from the coding sequence ATGAAAACAATAATGGCAGTATGTGGATCAGGATTAGGATCAAGTTTTATGGTGGAAATGAACATAACAGATATATTAAATGAATTAGGTGCTTCTTCAGAATATCAGGCATCTCACAACTCTTTAGCAGATGCTACAGCAGATCAGGCTGAAATATTCGTAACAGGAAAAGACTTAGAAGCAAGTGCTTCTCATCTTCCAAATCTTATAGTTTTAGATTCTCTTTTAGATAGAGATGAATTAAAAGCTAAAATAAAAGAAAAAATAGGATACTAA
- a CDS encoding PTS sugar transporter subunit IIA, whose translation MIVKVIDEVKNYEEAIKLSCDELVKNGSIEDRYYDAILSKIEEFGAYFCIADHIAMPHARPEDGALKTDLCVLKLNKEVDFLGKPIKIFFTITAVDSSSHIETIKKLAEICMNKEKVEKILNSNNEKEIMEVM comes from the coding sequence ATGATAGTAAAAGTAATAGATGAAGTTAAAAACTATGAAGAAGCGATAAAACTATCTTGTGATGAATTAGTTAAAAATGGCTCTATAGAGGATAGATACTACGATGCAATACTATCAAAAATAGAGGAGTTTGGGGCATATTTTTGCATAGCAGACCATATAGCAATGCCTCATGCAAGACCAGAAGATGGAGCATTAAAAACTGATTTATGTGTATTAAAGCTTAACAAAGAAGTAGATTTTTTAGGAAAACCTATAAAAATATTCTTCACAATAACAGCTGTAGATAGTTCTTCTCATATAGAAACGATAAAAAAATTAGCTGAAATATGTATGAACAAAGAAAAAGTAGAAAAAATATTAAATTCAAACAATGAAAAAGAAATTATGGAGGTAATGTAA
- a CDS encoding BglG family transcription antiterminator, producing the protein MITLNERQNSILKYLYNKKDYTTINEISKEFKVSVRTIRYDLDNIEYMLKDNDKISLVRTPRYGIKLEFKGKRDILTFSSIFDCVEINSPEDRVIFIAINLLIGNSKVEELANMLSISKNTVVSDLKKAKEILNNLRINVISKAYVGTCIEGDEEDVRYAFINLYYKISNADNYKLLKMIIDDFDSVKNDIEERIHKVENKLSLEYSDTSFKELIIIIMYCFMRMGEYSNFNYSEEYIHEKEQEEEFEAIQYAFADKTEDKKEICYLMKWFKSAKVMSFINDKSDVKMDGNKYLAMRIIEDMEKYTGIDYSNDFDFVNSVVMHFSVAMYRMQNNFKIENPLKEDIKMRLGIIYQITEDVMKKYESEIGVEFPDDEVSYMAMHFGAAFERKTQEIFDTKALIVCNSGLATAGLLSARMEVMLPQIQVEGVCRLNNLEEELKNKDVDIIISTVPIRNTDIEYVEVNPMLNIDDVLKLKKLAFNNVYEKSSEYLVSKYKGDKVSSVAEIIKKSNAAFLYDADNWRDTIAEASKPLIKSGAIKEEYVDDMIKAIEDLGTYMVFIPEIAFVHASNKNVVNNAVSMLTLKNEIYFGDNSEVRIKSIVVLANKDENKNLIELINILTKNNNAEKFKNAEKYFDLKIMV; encoded by the coding sequence GTGATCACATTAAACGAAAGACAAAATAGTATTTTAAAATACTTATATAATAAAAAAGATTATACAACAATAAATGAAATATCAAAAGAATTTAAAGTTAGTGTTAGAACAATTAGATACGATTTGGATAACATAGAATATATGCTGAAGGATAATGATAAAATTTCCTTAGTTAGAACGCCAAGATACGGTATCAAGTTGGAATTTAAAGGAAAAAGAGATATATTGACGTTTTCATCAATTTTCGATTGTGTGGAAATCAATTCGCCAGAGGATAGGGTAATTTTCATAGCGATAAATCTTTTGATAGGAAATAGTAAAGTTGAGGAATTGGCAAATATGCTTTCAATAAGTAAGAATACGGTTGTATCAGACTTAAAGAAAGCTAAAGAGATATTGAATAATCTAAGAATTAATGTAATTTCTAAAGCTTATGTTGGAACTTGTATAGAGGGAGATGAGGAAGATGTAAGATATGCCTTTATCAATCTATACTATAAGATTTCAAATGCAGACAATTACAAACTTCTAAAAATGATTATAGATGATTTTGATTCTGTAAAAAATGATATAGAAGAAAGAATACACAAGGTAGAAAATAAACTTTCTCTTGAGTACTCAGATACATCATTTAAAGAATTAATTATCATTATAATGTACTGCTTTATGAGGATGGGAGAGTATTCAAACTTTAATTATAGTGAAGAATACATACATGAAAAAGAGCAGGAAGAAGAATTCGAGGCTATACAATACGCATTTGCTGATAAAACAGAGGATAAGAAAGAGATTTGCTACTTAATGAAGTGGTTTAAAAGTGCAAAGGTCATGAGTTTTATAAATGATAAATCTGATGTAAAAATGGATGGTAATAAATATCTAGCTATGAGAATAATAGAGGATATGGAAAAATACACCGGAATAGACTATTCAAATGATTTTGATTTTGTAAATTCGGTTGTAATGCACTTCAGTGTGGCAATGTACAGAATGCAAAACAACTTTAAGATTGAAAACCCATTAAAAGAAGATATAAAAATGAGGTTGGGGATAATTTACCAAATAACAGAAGATGTTATGAAAAAATACGAAAGTGAAATCGGGGTAGAATTTCCTGACGACGAGGTTTCTTACATGGCTATGCACTTTGGAGCAGCCTTTGAGAGAAAAACTCAAGAAATATTTGATACAAAAGCACTGATAGTTTGCAACAGTGGACTAGCTACAGCAGGACTTCTAAGTGCGAGAATGGAAGTAATGCTTCCTCAGATACAGGTTGAAGGTGTCTGCAGATTAAATAACTTAGAAGAAGAGTTAAAAAATAAGGATGTTGATATTATAATTTCCACTGTTCCTATAAGAAATACAGATATTGAATATGTTGAAGTTAACCCTATGCTTAATATAGATGACGTTTTAAAGCTTAAAAAACTAGCATTTAATAACGTATACGAAAAAAGTAGTGAATATCTTGTTTCTAAGTACAAGGGAGATAAAGTATCATCAGTTGCTGAAATCATTAAAAAGAGCAATGCAGCCTTTTTATACGATGCAGATAACTGGAGAGATACAATAGCAGAAGCATCAAAACCACTTATAAAATCTGGAGCTATAAAAGAAGAATATGTAGACGATATGATAAAGGCTATAGAAGATCTTGGAACATATATGGTATTTATTCCAGAGATAGCATTTGTCCACGCTTCTAATAAGAATGTTGTAAATAATGCAGTATCGATGTTGACTTTAAAGAATGAAATTTATTTTGGTGATAACTCAGAGGTGAGAATTAAGTCCATAGTTGTTTTAGCGAACAAAGATGAAAATAAGAATCTAATTGAGTTAATCAACATACTAACTAAAAATAATAATGCAGAAAAATTTAAGAACGCAGAAAAATACTTTGATCTAAAAATAATGGTTTAA